Proteins co-encoded in one Leptospira yasudae genomic window:
- the rpe gene encoding ribulose-phosphate 3-epimerase — protein sequence MKISASILATKLTELGKTVPDYDPTAIDLMHMDVMDGNFVPQISFGEALSKEVKALTPIPLDVHLMVSKPENHVSKYYELNPYCITYHIETTDFPVRLAQEIKSHGTKVGVSLNPGTPVSSLENVLPYVDLILLMTVEPGFYGQKFIANGMEKIRKAKELIGSRPIELEVDGGVNDTNIQELGKNGVDIVVVGAGLYKTGNPVDNARNLKSLAK from the coding sequence TTGAAAATTTCCGCATCCATCTTAGCCACAAAACTTACCGAACTCGGAAAAACCGTTCCTGATTACGATCCGACCGCCATCGACTTGATGCACATGGACGTCATGGACGGAAACTTCGTTCCACAGATCAGCTTTGGAGAAGCCCTCAGCAAAGAAGTCAAAGCTCTCACTCCGATTCCCTTGGACGTGCATCTTATGGTTTCCAAACCCGAGAATCACGTTTCCAAATACTACGAACTCAATCCGTATTGCATCACGTATCATATCGAAACGACGGACTTTCCCGTTCGTCTCGCTCAGGAAATCAAAAGTCACGGAACCAAGGTGGGAGTTTCTCTCAACCCGGGAACTCCCGTTTCTTCTCTGGAAAACGTCCTTCCGTATGTGGACCTGATTCTTCTCATGACCGTCGAACCGGGATTTTACGGACAAAAGTTCATCGCGAACGGAATGGAAAAAATCCGCAAAGCGAAAGAGTTGATCGGATCTCGACCGATCGAGCTGGAAGTGGACGGAGGAGTCAACGATACCAATATCCAAGAACTGGGAAAGAACGGAGTGGATATCGTTGTAGTCGGCGCCGGACTTTATAAAACGGGCAACCCCGTTGATAACGCAAGAAATCTCAAATCTCTCGCGAAATAA
- the trmD gene encoding tRNA (guanosine(37)-N1)-methyltransferase TrmD → MKFNFITLFPEKIQSYFSEGLQQKAIESGVFSVNLVQLRNFSGNKHNRVDDTIYGGGPGMLLRVEPIHKALLSLGEDKGTVILTSPSGVPFHQGIATKLKEAGKPLTFISGYYEGVDHRVAEHLVDMEMSLGNYVLSAGDLASICIADAVSRLLPGFLGADESLLDESHNRPDVLEYPQYTKPSEYNGWKVPDVLLSGNHAHIEAWREQNRKKIDPDQERKL, encoded by the coding sequence ATGAAGTTTAATTTCATCACTCTTTTTCCCGAAAAGATCCAATCCTACTTTTCAGAAGGGCTTCAACAAAAAGCAATCGAGTCGGGAGTCTTCTCCGTAAATCTCGTACAACTGCGAAACTTCTCCGGAAACAAACACAACCGCGTAGACGATACGATTTACGGAGGCGGACCGGGAATGCTTCTGCGAGTCGAACCGATTCACAAAGCGCTTTTATCTTTGGGAGAAGACAAGGGAACCGTGATCTTGACTTCTCCATCGGGAGTTCCGTTTCACCAAGGCATTGCGACCAAGTTGAAAGAAGCCGGAAAACCTTTGACTTTCATTTCGGGTTATTACGAAGGCGTGGATCACCGTGTTGCAGAACATCTAGTTGACATGGAAATGTCCCTTGGAAATTATGTATTATCTGCCGGGGATTTGGCCAGCATTTGTATCGCGGATGCGGTGTCCAGACTTCTGCCGGGTTTTTTAGGGGCTGATGAAAGCCTTCTGGACGAGTCGCACAACCGTCCCGATGTTTTGGAATATCCCCAATACACAAAACCCTCGGAATACAATGGATGGAAAGTTCCTGACGTCCTGCTCAGCGGCAACCACGCACATATAGAGGCGTGGAGGGAACAAAATAGAAAGAAGATCGACCCCGATCAAGAGAGGAAATTATGA
- a CDS encoding KH domain-containing protein, producing MEELLKYIVASLVEFPDEIVIREIEGEEQNIIELRVSPKDVGKVIGKNGRIAKSLRAILTAASVKAGKNFSLEIID from the coding sequence ATGGAAGAATTACTGAAGTACATTGTTGCTTCTCTCGTTGAATTTCCCGATGAAATCGTGATTCGGGAAATCGAAGGGGAAGAACAAAACATCATCGAACTCCGTGTTTCCCCCAAAGACGTGGGAAAGGTCATCGGTAAGAACGGTCGTATCGCAAAATCCCTGCGCGCGATTCTTACTGCGGCTTCCGTAAAAGCAGGAAAAAACTTCTCCTTAGAAATCATTGACTGA
- the priA gene encoding replication restart helicase PriA: protein MIHYAEVAFDLPVEEDTFTYEVPPNTRIGVRVLAKLRNREEEGIIVSVHQNEPNYKVLPVDKIIDKTPIVLQEQIDLAYWMKDQYIASLGECIYKMIPAGRRQVKLEAFPSDAEGKPVTLNEEQNVAYQNILSTFGQTAVHLLFGITGSGKTEVYIHLIQKALETPNRSVILLVPEISLTFHIIRKLELIFPGQLAVLHSALKVSEKFKAYNELLSGKKRIAVGTRSAVFAPVSNLGLVIIDEDHDSSFKEHSSPRYHARQVAMQRCKTNNAVLVMGTATPSLEIYHLAKEGKIHLHTLTKRPEGVLPPTVRIVENQKESNVLSSELSFAIKQRLDRKEQVILLLNRRGYSPLIYSPATSSYVPCPNCTTNLCYHKKGTAICHLCGHTETLDSLEKRMGESLTLKGTGTQKLEENLLEAFPQTRVERLDQDSIQDRSLLNEVISRLLGGEIDILTGTQMIAKGLDASQVTLVGVLNAGIGLGLPDFRANERVFSLLTQVAGRAGRSKLKGEVLIETNAPDHPVIQMATSQNYIQFYESEIPVRKDLFYPPFSRLVRIVSRSKDEQLSLETIELVFGVLKKYFPSKDTVLLGPAPCPFYRIDSNFRNHIILKTSSLPAWREIFKKEIRPLKLSKKVYLEIDFDPLDLV from the coding sequence TTGATTCACTACGCCGAGGTAGCGTTCGATCTTCCGGTCGAAGAAGACACGTTCACATACGAGGTTCCGCCGAACACGCGGATCGGAGTCCGCGTTTTAGCGAAACTCAGAAATCGGGAAGAAGAGGGGATCATTGTCTCCGTTCATCAAAACGAACCGAACTACAAGGTTCTTCCGGTGGATAAGATCATCGATAAAACCCCGATCGTTCTTCAGGAACAGATCGATCTCGCGTATTGGATGAAGGATCAATACATCGCTTCTCTTGGAGAATGTATCTATAAGATGATTCCCGCCGGAAGAAGGCAGGTCAAACTCGAGGCCTTTCCGTCGGACGCGGAAGGAAAACCCGTAACGTTAAACGAAGAGCAGAATGTCGCTTATCAAAACATCCTTTCCACCTTCGGACAAACCGCCGTACATCTGTTGTTCGGAATCACGGGTTCGGGTAAGACGGAAGTTTATATCCATCTGATTCAAAAGGCGCTGGAAACTCCGAACCGTTCCGTGATTCTTCTCGTTCCCGAAATCAGTTTGACGTTTCATATCATTCGCAAACTGGAATTGATCTTTCCGGGACAACTCGCCGTTCTCCATTCCGCGCTGAAGGTTTCCGAAAAATTCAAGGCATACAACGAACTCTTAAGCGGTAAAAAAAGAATCGCGGTCGGAACGAGAAGCGCGGTCTTCGCTCCGGTTTCCAATCTCGGTCTCGTCATCATCGACGAAGATCATGATTCTTCCTTTAAGGAACATTCCAGTCCGAGATACCACGCGCGTCAGGTCGCGATGCAGCGCTGCAAGACGAACAACGCGGTTCTCGTGATGGGAACCGCCACGCCTTCTTTGGAAATCTATCACCTCGCCAAAGAAGGAAAGATCCATCTTCATACTTTGACCAAACGACCGGAAGGCGTTCTGCCTCCGACTGTGCGCATCGTGGAGAATCAAAAGGAATCGAACGTTCTCAGCTCGGAACTTTCCTTTGCGATCAAACAACGACTGGATAGGAAGGAACAGGTCATTCTTCTTTTAAATAGAAGGGGATACAGCCCTTTGATCTATTCGCCGGCGACTTCCTCTTATGTGCCCTGTCCGAACTGCACGACCAATCTTTGTTATCACAAAAAAGGAACGGCGATCTGTCATCTCTGCGGACATACGGAAACCTTGGATTCTCTCGAAAAAAGAATGGGGGAAAGTTTAACCCTTAAGGGAACCGGAACCCAAAAGCTGGAGGAAAATCTTCTCGAAGCATTTCCGCAAACCAGAGTGGAACGTTTGGATCAGGATTCGATCCAGGACCGAAGTTTGTTAAACGAAGTCATTTCCCGTCTTCTCGGAGGAGAAATCGACATTCTCACCGGAACGCAGATGATCGCGAAAGGACTCGACGCGTCTCAGGTAACGTTAGTCGGCGTTTTGAACGCGGGGATCGGTCTCGGGCTTCCGGACTTTCGAGCCAACGAACGGGTTTTTTCCCTTTTGACCCAGGTCGCCGGAAGGGCGGGCCGCTCCAAACTCAAGGGAGAAGTGTTGATCGAAACCAACGCACCCGATCACCCCGTGATTCAGATGGCGACGAGTCAAAACTACATTCAATTTTACGAATCTGAAATTCCCGTGCGTAAGGATCTTTTTTATCCTCCGTTTTCAAGACTCGTTCGAATCGTTTCCCGTTCCAAGGACGAACAGCTTTCCCTTGAAACCATCGAACTCGTATTCGGCGTTTTGAAAAAATACTTTCCTTCCAAGGATACGGTTTTGCTCGGACCGGCTCCTTGTCCGTTTTACAGAATCGATTCCAACTTCCGCAATCATATCATTCTCAAAACGTCTTCTCTTCCGGCTTGGAGAGAAATTTTTAAAAAAGAGATTCGTCCATTGAAACTTTCCAAAAAAGTGTATTTAGAAATCGACTTCGATCCTTTGGACTTAGTATAA
- the fmt gene encoding methionyl-tRNA formyltransferase, translated as MKIGYFGTPEHSAKLLKALIDSSFAEVLFVVTNPDRAKGRSRTPEPGPVKKIALEHNLPVFQYESIKKEKEKALADFGSFPADLYVIFAYGSILPGEVFRHPPLHSINLHGSLLPDLRGASPVQTALWKGYTKTGITIQYITEKMDEGDILVSKEVEITPEDDTGTLMDKITDAGIESILRLLKEFDGKPFPATPQDHSRATYCGKIKPEDRILDWTQSAQELHNRIRALYPDAVATTTFRNKRLNILKTRHSSLPPESNPGPGKLKRLDKKGLLTQCGDGRFLEILELQPENKNRMSTSDFLNGFRIQEGEIFG; from the coding sequence ATGAAAATCGGCTACTTTGGAACTCCCGAACATTCCGCAAAACTTTTAAAAGCTTTGATCGATTCTTCGTTCGCGGAAGTTTTGTTCGTCGTTACGAATCCGGATCGGGCCAAGGGCCGGAGCAGAACTCCCGAACCGGGGCCCGTCAAAAAAATCGCGCTCGAACACAATCTTCCCGTGTTTCAATACGAATCGATCAAAAAGGAAAAAGAAAAAGCCCTAGCGGACTTCGGCTCCTTTCCGGCCGATCTTTATGTGATCTTCGCGTACGGTTCGATTCTTCCCGGAGAAGTCTTCCGTCATCCTCCGCTTCACTCGATCAACTTGCACGGTTCCTTGCTTCCGGATCTGCGCGGAGCTTCTCCCGTTCAAACCGCTCTTTGGAAGGGATATACAAAAACGGGAATCACGATCCAATACATTACGGAGAAGATGGACGAAGGGGATATTCTCGTTTCCAAAGAAGTAGAAATTACTCCCGAAGACGACACGGGCACTTTGATGGATAAAATTACGGACGCGGGAATCGAATCCATTCTCCGGCTCTTGAAGGAGTTCGACGGCAAACCGTTTCCCGCAACACCGCAGGATCATTCCCGGGCCACGTATTGCGGTAAGATCAAACCGGAAGATCGGATTTTGGATTGGACCCAAAGCGCGCAAGAACTTCACAACCGAATCCGTGCGTTGTATCCGGACGCGGTGGCGACAACGACCTTCCGGAACAAACGACTGAACATCCTGAAAACAAGACATTCTTCCTTGCCTCCGGAATCGAATCCAGGGCCTGGCAAATTGAAACGGTTGGACAAAAAAGGCCTTCTTACGCAGTGTGGTGATGGTAGATTTCTGGAAATTCTGGAATTGCAGCCGGAAAATAAAAACAGGATGTCTACATCCGATTTTCTCAACGGTTTCAGAATCCAAGAAGGGGAAATATTCGGGTGA
- a CDS encoding ribonuclease HII, with protein MPEFLSRFEPEELRFYSESIPCGIDEAGRGPYAGPLSVALVSFSQETLTSILEGKILQGLTDSKKLSEKKRESLYPEILKTAQISYRTFLSPNYIDRQGINRAVLEGIRRCAKLVIRSTQSTLPLQLLIDGNYNFNRYPEWSYLKNRTSFYTKGDLRIVSIAAASILAKVGRDRYMVSVAKKFPHYQFEQHKGYGTKLHEELILRHGLSDIHRRSFTGKFLEPVSKSNQ; from the coding sequence TTGCCGGAATTTCTATCCCGATTTGAACCGGAAGAACTCCGGTTTTACTCAGAGTCGATTCCCTGCGGAATCGACGAAGCCGGAAGAGGTCCTTATGCGGGGCCTCTTTCTGTTGCACTGGTCTCCTTTTCCCAAGAAACTCTTACCTCGATTCTCGAAGGAAAGATTCTGCAAGGTTTGACCGATTCCAAAAAACTCTCCGAGAAGAAACGCGAATCACTGTATCCAGAAATTCTAAAAACGGCTCAAATCTCTTATAGAACCTTCCTGAGTCCGAACTACATCGATCGTCAGGGAATCAACCGAGCCGTTCTCGAGGGAATTCGAAGATGCGCGAAACTCGTGATTCGTTCCACCCAATCGACTCTTCCGTTGCAACTCTTGATCGACGGAAACTATAACTTCAATCGATACCCGGAATGGAGTTATCTAAAAAACCGAACCTCTTTTTACACCAAGGGCGATCTTAGAATCGTAAGCATCGCCGCCGCATCCATTCTTGCGAAAGTCGGCCGAGACCGTTATATGGTCTCGGTCGCCAAAAAATTTCCTCACTATCAATTTGAACAACACAAAGGATACGGAACAAAACTGCACGAGGAACTGATTCTTCGGCACGGGCTTTCCGATATTCATAGAAGAAGTTTTACCGGAAAATTTCTAGAACCGGTTTCCAAGTCTAATCAGTAA
- the rimM gene encoding ribosome maturation factor RimM (Essential for efficient processing of 16S rRNA) — MTEGWISLGQLGKPFGIKGWLRFNVRESVLTEIKLPITLKLSKPDPNFPAKEITLLEIKPHTGKFVVRFEGVSTPEEAEKWIGGLLHLPQNLLPKIKTKDEFYIRDLIGLQAVDETGNLLHWKLTDVQDNPAHPILIFAKQNGEEVLIPFIGVFVGKVDVQAKTVVLIQPEVWNEV; from the coding sequence TTGACTGAAGGGTGGATTTCACTCGGTCAATTAGGCAAACCCTTTGGAATCAAAGGGTGGTTGCGTTTCAATGTCCGCGAATCCGTTCTCACAGAAATCAAACTTCCGATCACTTTAAAACTCAGTAAACCCGATCCGAACTTTCCCGCAAAGGAAATCACTCTTTTAGAAATCAAACCGCATACTGGAAAGTTCGTCGTTCGTTTTGAGGGAGTTTCCACGCCCGAAGAAGCGGAAAAATGGATCGGCGGTCTTTTGCACTTACCGCAAAACCTTCTTCCTAAAATCAAAACCAAAGACGAGTTTTATATCCGGGATTTGATCGGTCTCCAAGCCGTGGATGAAACAGGAAACCTTCTTCATTGGAAATTGACCGATGTGCAGGACAATCCGGCTCATCCGATTTTGATCTTTGCAAAACAGAATGGGGAAGAAGTTCTCATTCCGTTCATCGGAGTTTTTGTCGGGAAGGTCGACGTCCAAGCCAAAACCGTCGTTTTAATTCAGCCGGAGGTTTGGAATGAAGTTTAA
- a CDS encoding PASTA domain-containing protein: protein MNQEQIKEKYLPIGGYILFLAAGLLLFFSAAFLVVFVRTKSTAKVIVPDLVGKSYPEVHNELNRLQLKVRLENKRYPDKTDGIILYQSIRPGREIEAGSKIVLTVNTGLDRLIVPDVRGQSIDSAKANLQKVLSGETYVELQIGGITYIEPQADQLPNTVIDQIPEPGKNTSAREKVFLLVTKAPSKTKEEFSPTSFQGASFPLVQKSLTRSGIKSRVEEIVNTRVRSENGLVSSARLEGDEVRFKVYYFEPELAVESGYELFSYEVGDDGNYKAVLKNENQEEADVLTLPVALKDGEKFQTVFYRKGAVKLTLLDATDSKVKSKSYENEL from the coding sequence GTGAATCAGGAACAAATCAAGGAAAAGTATCTTCCGATCGGAGGTTACATCTTATTCTTAGCGGCCGGTCTTCTTTTATTCTTTAGCGCGGCCTTCTTAGTCGTATTCGTAAGAACCAAAAGTACGGCAAAGGTGATCGTTCCCGATCTCGTCGGAAAATCCTACCCTGAAGTTCACAACGAACTCAACCGTCTTCAATTGAAAGTGCGTCTGGAAAACAAACGTTACCCGGACAAAACCGACGGAATCATTTTGTATCAATCCATTCGTCCCGGAAGAGAAATCGAAGCGGGAAGTAAAATCGTTCTGACCGTAAATACGGGACTCGACCGTTTGATCGTTCCCGACGTAAGAGGGCAGTCCATCGATTCCGCAAAGGCGAATCTTCAGAAAGTTCTCTCCGGAGAAACTTACGTGGAACTGCAGATCGGCGGAATCACCTACATCGAACCGCAAGCGGATCAACTTCCGAACACAGTCATCGATCAAATTCCGGAACCCGGTAAAAACACATCCGCAAGAGAAAAAGTATTCTTACTCGTGACCAAGGCTCCGAGCAAAACCAAGGAAGAATTCTCACCGACTTCTTTCCAAGGAGCGTCTTTTCCTCTCGTTCAAAAAAGTCTGACTCGTTCCGGAATCAAAAGCAGAGTGGAAGAAATCGTGAACACGAGAGTTCGCTCCGAAAACGGACTCGTTTCCTCCGCGAGACTGGAAGGAGACGAGGTTCGTTTTAAAGTGTATTACTTCGAACCGGAACTCGCCGTGGAAAGCGGTTACGAGCTTTTTTCCTATGAAGTCGGAGACGACGGAAACTACAAAGCGGTTCTGAAAAACGAAAATCAGGAAGAAGCGGACGTATTGACGCTTCCCGTCGCTCTGAAAGACGGAGAAAAATTCCAAACCGTATTCTACCGCAAAGGCGCAGTCAAACTCACGCTGTTAGACGCGACCGATTCCAAAGTAAAATCCAAATCCTACGAGAACGAACTTTGA
- the rpsP gene encoding 30S ribosomal protein S16: MVKLRLQRTGTKHDPHYRIVAADSRAPRDGKFVDIVGHYHPAQIKEQTTFNKEKILTWLKNGAQPTGTVLNLFKNAGIWAEYKTTLKK, encoded by the coding sequence TTGGTAAAGCTTAGATTACAAAGAACTGGAACCAAACACGATCCTCATTATAGAATTGTTGCCGCTGACAGCAGAGCGCCTAGAGACGGAAAATTCGTTGATATCGTGGGTCACTATCATCCGGCTCAAATCAAAGAACAGACTACCTTCAACAAAGAGAAAATTCTTACCTGGCTGAAAAACGGGGCTCAACCGACCGGAACCGTTCTGAACCTGTTTAAAAACGCAGGAATCTGGGCAGAATACAAAACCACTCTGAAGAAGTAA
- a CDS encoding LIC_11548 family sensor histidine kinase gives MNDETRYYLRDLLILGLIILLSVVLAELIQFSGKDSFPEDIGFLDRIVVYIFYFIPLFSLSLLISYFYRNKRNLETGRLKSSIRYRLTLSFIFVALLPSVPILFLSSNITGKLYERFYGIDVEEALSSGEMLILNEEKPKKKLLVEKTRLLESFLRMQPLNLESLVAGASKLNLIQSDEFYVGIYENEKSVLENRGLKYRPVEKNFKAFSKTSNWTEFLSYRPDYCMYFIRVPFPIGQYVLQTGIRIHKGEEKIVYSLISTRRNYDRADLAKEKLPYRIRLTFSIITVSIFLLAIYFSLLFARKISRPIIELANATQKISMGETDINLEIREAGEIGALIDSFNQMVQDLKSKDAELMRSQRIAAWKEVAQRMAHEIKNPLTPIQLSAERIRRKMKTENLEQFHEIVATGTDTIIKQVRVLEHLVNEFSDFARMPAPKLINQNLEPILLEAVKLFEHTPKLKITTNIAKGFPQLFLDQKIILRVFTNLVKNSVEAIERKREKEENPDYEGSILISATLTRKIMRRVAIISIEDNGIGISPELQQKVFEPYYSTKNSNTSGIGLAIVQKSVIDHNGHISVDSSRMGGCRFQIELPVS, from the coding sequence ATGAACGACGAAACCAGATATTATCTAAGGGATCTTCTGATCCTAGGTTTGATCATCCTGCTTTCCGTGGTTCTTGCGGAATTGATACAGTTTTCCGGCAAAGATTCTTTTCCGGAAGACATCGGATTTCTGGATCGAATCGTCGTTTATATCTTTTATTTCATTCCTCTTTTTTCTCTTTCCCTTCTGATCTCTTACTTTTACAGAAATAAAAGAAATCTGGAAACCGGCAGGCTCAAAAGTTCGATCCGGTATCGTCTAACGTTGTCGTTCATCTTCGTCGCGCTCCTTCCTTCGGTTCCGATCCTCTTTCTTTCCTCGAACATCACCGGAAAACTGTACGAACGATTCTACGGGATCGACGTGGAAGAGGCGCTTTCCTCGGGGGAAATGCTGATTCTAAACGAGGAAAAACCGAAAAAGAAACTTCTCGTGGAAAAGACGCGCCTGCTGGAAAGTTTTTTACGAATGCAGCCTCTCAACTTGGAATCCCTCGTCGCCGGAGCTTCCAAACTGAATCTCATTCAAAGCGACGAATTCTATGTGGGAATTTACGAAAATGAAAAATCCGTTTTGGAAAACCGGGGATTAAAATACAGACCGGTAGAAAAGAATTTCAAGGCATTTTCCAAAACTTCCAATTGGACCGAATTCTTAAGTTATCGTCCGGATTATTGTATGTATTTTATCCGAGTTCCGTTTCCGATCGGCCAATACGTTCTTCAAACCGGGATCCGAATCCACAAAGGAGAAGAGAAGATCGTATATTCTTTGATTTCTACGAGAAGAAATTACGATCGCGCGGACTTGGCAAAGGAAAAACTTCCGTATCGAATTCGCTTAACGTTCAGTATCATCACCGTTTCGATTTTTCTCTTGGCGATTTACTTCTCCCTTTTGTTCGCGAGAAAGATCTCCAGACCGATCATCGAACTCGCCAACGCGACGCAAAAGATTTCCATGGGCGAAACCGATATCAACCTGGAAATCCGCGAAGCGGGAGAAATCGGCGCGCTCATCGATTCTTTCAACCAGATGGTTCAGGATCTAAAATCCAAAGACGCGGAACTCATGCGCAGTCAAAGAATCGCCGCTTGGAAAGAAGTGGCCCAGAGAATGGCCCACGAAATCAAAAATCCGTTAACACCGATCCAACTGTCTGCGGAACGAATCCGCAGAAAAATGAAAACGGAAAATCTAGAACAGTTTCATGAAATCGTAGCGACGGGAACGGACACGATCATCAAACAGGTGCGCGTTCTCGAACATCTGGTGAACGAGTTCTCCGATTTTGCGCGCATGCCCGCACCGAAACTCATCAATCAAAACTTGGAACCCATTCTTCTGGAAGCCGTGAAGTTATTCGAACACACTCCGAAACTCAAAATCACCACGAACATCGCGAAAGGATTTCCGCAGTTATTTCTGGATCAGAAAATCATTCTCCGCGTTTTTACGAACCTCGTAAAAAATTCCGTGGAAGCGATCGAAAGAAAACGCGAAAAAGAGGAAAATCCCGATTACGAAGGTTCGATTTTAATCTCGGCGACGTTAACGAGAAAGATTATGCGAAGAGTAGCGATCATTTCGATCGAGGACAACGGAATCGGAATCTCTCCCGAACTGCAGCAGAAAGTGTTCGAACCCTATTACTCGACGAAAAACAGCAATACCTCCGGAATCGGTCTTGCGATCGTACAGAAAAGTGTGATTGACCACAACGGGCATATCTCTGTAGATTCTTCCCGTATGGGCGGTTGCCGTTTTCAGATCGAACTTCCCGTATCCTAA
- the rplS gene encoding 50S ribosomal protein L19, with product MNQLLREVLTSDAERKQNFAVGDTVKVHYKIVESGKERVQVYEGVVISIANEANGKSFTVRRVSYDIGVERIFPLFSPRIAKIELIRKGKVRRAKLYYLRNLAGKAARIKELKGGKTLVSEDRKRQQQEDSAAAAKAAAPAE from the coding sequence ATGAATCAACTTTTAAGAGAAGTATTGACTTCAGACGCTGAAAGAAAACAAAACTTCGCAGTAGGCGATACCGTTAAAGTACATTATAAAATCGTTGAATCCGGTAAGGAAAGAGTTCAGGTTTACGAAGGGGTTGTAATCTCCATCGCGAACGAAGCAAACGGAAAATCATTCACCGTTCGCAGAGTTTCCTACGATATCGGAGTGGAAAGAATTTTCCCTCTGTTTTCCCCGAGAATCGCAAAGATCGAACTGATCCGCAAAGGTAAAGTAAGAAGAGCGAAACTCTATTACCTCAGAAACCTCGCCGGTAAAGCGGCTCGTATCAAAGAACTCAAGGGCGGTAAAACTCTCGTGAGTGAAGATAGAAAAAGACAACAGCAGGAAGATTCCGCTGCGGCTGCAAAAGCGGCGGCTCCTGCAGAATAA
- a CDS encoding sigma-54-dependent transcriptional regulator, producing MKIFIADDEPEIRKSLKEILEDEDFEVETFSTGKTLLKQLKSERPSLVLLDVWLGKEDGIVVLDECKKLYPTLPVLMISGHGTIEIAVAATKKGAVDFLEKPLSIEKVLQAIENVIKPEEKFSASDIKLEYDEILGNSPAIQKVKFAIAQAAATNARVFIYGENGTGKELVAKTIFKNSKRADQPFVEMNCAAIPEELIESELFGFTKGAFTGATDSRIGKFEAANGGTLFLDEICDMSLSTQAKVLRILQEQRFEKLGSTETITVDVRIIAATNIPVEEAIRDGKFREDLYYRLNVIPITIPPLRERTSDIPLLVDYYIARTLEENNLPPKKIESEAVSILQNHFWPGNIRELKNIMERLCIMTVGATITANDARDALKGFKTANEMVELGDFRKAKEEFERQYIIKTLQTNEGNVTRTSRVLGIERSHLYRKMKSLNISSDQYTDG from the coding sequence ATGAAAATTTTTATCGCAGACGACGAACCTGAAATCCGTAAATCTCTGAAAGAAATTTTAGAGGATGAGGATTTCGAAGTCGAAACGTTCTCCACTGGCAAAACGCTTCTCAAACAACTCAAAAGCGAACGACCATCTTTGGTTTTACTCGACGTTTGGCTCGGCAAAGAAGACGGAATCGTCGTTCTGGACGAATGCAAAAAGCTCTATCCTACGCTTCCCGTGTTGATGATTTCGGGACACGGAACGATCGAGATCGCGGTCGCGGCGACTAAAAAAGGCGCGGTCGACTTTTTGGAAAAACCTCTTTCCATCGAAAAGGTTCTGCAGGCGATCGAGAACGTCATCAAACCCGAGGAGAAATTCTCCGCATCCGATATTAAATTAGAATATGATGAAATACTAGGAAACTCGCCCGCGATCCAAAAAGTGAAATTCGCGATCGCACAAGCCGCGGCGACGAACGCGCGCGTGTTTATCTACGGGGAGAACGGAACCGGAAAGGAACTCGTAGCAAAAACAATATTCAAAAATTCTAAAAGAGCGGACCAACCCTTCGTCGAGATGAACTGTGCCGCGATTCCGGAGGAACTCATCGAATCGGAGTTATTCGGATTCACCAAAGGTGCGTTTACGGGCGCAACCGATTCCAGAATCGGGAAGTTCGAGGCCGCAAACGGAGGAACCTTATTCCTGGACGAGATCTGCGACATGTCCTTGTCGACGCAGGCAAAGGTGCTTCGGATTCTCCAAGAACAAAGATTCGAAAAATTAGGAAGCACCGAAACCATCACTGTGGACGTTCGCATTATCGCCGCAACCAACATCCCCGTGGAAGAAGCGATCCGAGACGGAAAATTTCGCGAGGACCTCTACTATCGTTTGAACGTGATTCCCATCACGATTCCTCCCTTGCGCGAACGAACCTCGGACATTCCTTTGCTTGTGGATTATTACATCGCCAGAACTTTGGAAGAGAACAACCTTCCCCCGAAAAAAATCGAATCCGAAGCCGTTTCCATTCTCCAAAACCACTTTTGGCCGGGAAACATTCGGGAACTCAAGAACATCATGGAACGTCTTTGTATTATGACGGTGGGAGCGACGATCACCGCGAACGACGCAAGAGACGCATTGAAAGGATTCAAAACCGCGAACGAAATGGTGGAACTCGGAGACTTCCGAAAGGCAAAAGAAGAATTCGAAAGACAGTATATTATAAAAACATTACAGACGAACGAAGGCAACGTGACCCGGACCTCCCGCGTCCTGGGAATCGAACGTTCCCATCTCTATCGAAAGATGAAGTCGCTTAACATTTCTTCGGATCAATATACGGATGGATAA